In one Pseudomonas tensinigenes genomic region, the following are encoded:
- a CDS encoding AraC family transcriptional regulator: MKEPTSLASWTRALRKQLDALGLDSIALCQQAGLDPNLMDDPNARYPLSGTTRLWEIAVQVSGDPALGLRVSRFVSPTTFHALGYALVASGSLREVFERIVRYHPVVSDALELELNRGDDRYQFRLKIPSGNPAPAFEAIDAFTAIYVRTCRNRLGRDYAPLAVYLRRPEPSDAHQWHKVFRAPVHFGCTEDRLEFALADFDSHLDDANPELAEHNEAVLKRTMAQLQPLTWERKVRDAIEEQLPEGEPSAERIAQALHLSLRSLQRHLADEGCRFDTLLNESRENLALLHLRDPQCSLSEVSYLLGFADTSSFSRAFKRWTGLTPGQFRDGLR; this comes from the coding sequence ATGAAGGAACCGACCTCCCTCGCCAGCTGGACCCGTGCCTTGCGCAAACAACTCGATGCGCTGGGGCTGGACAGCATTGCCTTGTGCCAACAGGCCGGGCTCGACCCGAATTTGATGGACGACCCCAACGCGCGCTATCCGCTGTCCGGCACTACGCGCCTGTGGGAAATCGCCGTGCAGGTCAGCGGCGACCCGGCGCTTGGTCTGCGCGTGTCGCGCTTCGTCAGCCCGACCACCTTTCATGCCCTCGGTTATGCGCTGGTCGCCAGTGGCAGTCTGCGCGAGGTGTTCGAGCGCATCGTGCGCTATCACCCGGTGGTCAGCGATGCGCTGGAACTGGAGCTGAATCGTGGCGACGACCGCTACCAATTCCGTCTGAAAATTCCGTCAGGCAATCCGGCACCAGCCTTCGAAGCCATCGATGCGTTTACCGCGATCTACGTGCGCACCTGCCGCAATCGCCTCGGCCGCGACTACGCACCGCTGGCGGTTTACCTGCGCCGCCCGGAGCCGAGCGATGCGCACCAATGGCACAAAGTCTTTCGCGCGCCAGTGCATTTCGGTTGTACGGAGGATCGCCTGGAGTTCGCCCTCGCCGACTTCGACAGCCACCTCGACGACGCCAACCCGGAACTCGCCGAACACAATGAAGCGGTGCTCAAACGCACCATGGCCCAGCTCCAGCCGCTGACTTGGGAGCGCAAGGTGCGCGATGCGATTGAAGAACAATTGCCGGAAGGTGAGCCGAGTGCAGAACGCATTGCTCAGGCGTTGCACCTGAGTTTGCGCAGCCTGCAAAGGCATCTGGCGGATGAGGGTTGTCGCTTCGACACATTGCTCAATGAGAGCCGCGAAAATCTGGCGCTGCTGCACCTGCGCGATCCGCAGTGCTCATTGAGTGAGGTGAGTTATTTGCTCGGGTTTGCCGATACCAGCAGCTTCAGCCGCGCGTTCAAGCGCTGGACGGGGCTGACGCCGGGGCAGTTTCGTGATGGGTTGCGCTGA
- a CDS encoding fatty acid desaturase, whose amino-acid sequence MDGTSASPQRHNAAQRSAHIREVVLAKGVELRERYPILKHQDALGAGILAFALIGMIGSAALYISGYMAWWVCLLLNAFFASLTHELEHDLIHSMYFRKQRVPHNLMMGLVWLARPSTINPWIRRHLHLNHHKVSGTETDMEERAITNGEPWGFARLLMVGDNVMSAFIRMLRAKTWAHKFSIIKRTLKVYAPLALVHWGAWYVFLGFHAANGIAYLLGAPIEWSATTLSVMQVIDIAAVVIIGPNVLRTFCLHFISSNMHYYGDVELGNVLQQCQVLNPWWLWPLQAFCFNFGSSHGIHHFVVKEPFYIRQMTVPVAHKVMREMGVRFNDFGTFGRANRFVRRDEVAVSGEAVEA is encoded by the coding sequence ATGGACGGTACTTCTGCAAGTCCCCAGCGACACAATGCGGCCCAGCGATCAGCGCATATTCGCGAAGTGGTGCTGGCCAAAGGCGTCGAACTGCGCGAGCGCTACCCGATTCTCAAGCATCAGGATGCGCTGGGGGCGGGGATTCTGGCCTTTGCCCTGATCGGGATGATTGGCTCGGCAGCGCTGTACATCAGCGGCTACATGGCGTGGTGGGTGTGCCTGTTGCTCAACGCGTTTTTTGCTTCGCTGACCCATGAGCTGGAACACGATCTGATCCACAGCATGTACTTCCGCAAGCAGCGTGTGCCGCACAATTTGATGATGGGCCTGGTCTGGCTGGCGCGGCCGAGCACGATCAACCCGTGGATTCGCCGGCATCTGCACCTCAATCACCACAAGGTCTCCGGCACTGAAACCGACATGGAAGAACGTGCGATCACCAACGGCGAGCCGTGGGGCTTCGCGCGCTTGCTGATGGTTGGCGACAACGTCATGTCAGCGTTCATCCGCATGCTGCGGGCCAAGACCTGGGCGCACAAGTTCAGCATCATCAAGCGCACGTTGAAGGTCTACGCGCCGCTGGCGCTGGTGCATTGGGGCGCGTGGTATGTGTTTCTCGGTTTTCACGCGGCCAATGGCATCGCCTATCTGCTGGGCGCGCCGATCGAATGGTCAGCGACCACATTGTCGGTGATGCAGGTGATCGATATCGCTGCTGTGGTGATTATCGGCCCGAACGTGTTGCGCACGTTTTGCCTGCACTTCATCAGCTCGAACATGCATTACTACGGCGACGTCGAACTGGGCAATGTGCTGCAGCAGTGTCAGGTGCTCAACCCTTGGTGGCTGTGGCCGCTGCAGGCGTTTTGCTTCAACTTTGGCAGCAGTCACGGGATCCATCATTTTGTGGTGAAGGAGCCGTTTTACATCCGCCAGATGACCGTGCCGGTGGCGCATAAGGTGATGCGTGAGATGGGGGTGCGGTTTAATGATTTTGGGACGTTCGGGCGGGCGAACCGGTTTGTTCGTCGGGATGAAGTTGCGGTGTCTGGGGAGGCGGTGGAGGCCTGA
- a CDS encoding arylsulfatase, with translation MPQRPNFLVILADDLGFSDIGAFGGEIATPHLDVLANNGLRLTDFHTAPTCSPTRSMLLTGTDHHIAGIGTMAETLTPELIGKPGYEGYLNDRVVALPELLREAGYQTLMSGKWHLGLKAELAPHARGFERSFSLLPGAANHYGFEPTYDEKTPGLLKSTPALYIEDDTFLDELPKDFYSSDAFGDKLLQYLKERDQTRPFFAYLPFSAPHWPLQAPAEIVEKYRGRYDAGPEVLRLERLEKLKALGLIEPDVEPHPLIQLTQQWDALSEEQKQISARAMEVYAAMVERMDWNIGRVVDYLRQQGQLDNTFILFMSDNGAEGALLEAFPKFGPELVTYLSQHYDNSLDNIGRANSYVWYGPNWAQVATAPSRLFKAFTTEGGIRVPALLHYPQLAIKGQISHGFGTVMDITPTILDLAGVRHPGKLWHGKPVAPLRGKSWLGFLSGETAQVHDEHTVTGWELFGRRAIRQGSWKAVWIPGPVGPATWQLYDLSSDPGEIHDLAVSQPQKLSALIGHWQQYVEETGVILSESPFQPD, from the coding sequence ATGCCGCAACGTCCCAATTTTCTGGTGATTCTGGCTGACGATCTAGGCTTCTCTGACATCGGCGCGTTCGGCGGCGAAATCGCCACGCCGCACCTCGATGTCCTGGCCAACAATGGCCTGCGCCTCACCGATTTTCATACCGCACCAACCTGCTCGCCGACCCGCTCGATGCTGCTGACCGGCACCGACCACCACATCGCCGGCATCGGCACCATGGCCGAAACGCTGACCCCGGAACTCATCGGTAAACCGGGTTATGAGGGCTATCTCAACGATCGCGTGGTGGCGCTGCCGGAGTTGCTGCGCGAGGCCGGTTATCAAACGTTGATGAGCGGCAAATGGCACTTGGGTTTGAAGGCTGAACTGGCGCCGCATGCGCGGGGTTTCGAGCGTTCGTTTTCGCTGCTGCCGGGCGCGGCCAACCATTACGGTTTCGAGCCGACCTACGATGAAAAAACGCCCGGTCTGTTGAAATCCACTCCGGCGCTGTACATCGAGGACGATACGTTTCTCGACGAATTGCCGAAGGATTTCTATTCCTCCGATGCCTTTGGCGACAAGCTGCTGCAGTACCTCAAGGAGCGTGACCAGACCCGGCCGTTCTTCGCCTATTTGCCATTCTCCGCACCGCACTGGCCGTTGCAGGCGCCGGCCGAGATTGTCGAAAAGTACCGTGGCCGCTACGACGCCGGCCCCGAAGTACTGCGCCTGGAGCGACTGGAAAAACTCAAAGCCCTCGGCCTGATTGAGCCAGACGTCGAGCCGCATCCTTTGATTCAGTTGACCCAGCAGTGGGACGCATTAAGCGAGGAACAAAAACAGATTTCCGCGCGGGCCATGGAGGTCTACGCGGCAATGGTCGAGCGCATGGACTGGAACATTGGCCGGGTTGTCGATTATCTGCGCCAGCAAGGGCAGCTCGACAATACGTTCATCCTGTTCATGTCCGACAACGGGGCCGAAGGCGCGCTGCTTGAAGCGTTCCCCAAGTTCGGCCCGGAACTGGTGACGTACCTCAGCCAGCACTACGACAACAGCCTCGACAACATTGGCCGGGCTAATTCCTATGTCTGGTACGGGCCGAACTGGGCGCAGGTGGCGACTGCGCCGTCACGCTTGTTCAAGGCGTTCACCACCGAGGGCGGGATTCGCGTGCCGGCGCTGTTGCACTATCCACAATTGGCGATCAAAGGACAGATCAGCCATGGTTTCGGCACGGTGATGGACATCACGCCGACGATTCTTGATCTGGCGGGTGTGCGTCATCCGGGCAAGCTTTGGCACGGCAAACCGGTGGCACCGTTGCGTGGCAAATCGTGGTTGGGATTCTTGTCGGGTGAGACTGCGCAGGTGCATGACGAGCACACGGTCACGGGGTGGGAATTGTTCGGGCGTCGGGCGATTCGGCAGGGGTCGTGGAAAGCGGTTTGGATTCCCGGTCCTGTGGGGCCGGCGACCTGGCAGCTGTATGATTTGAGCAGTGATCCGGGGGAGATTCATGATCTGGCGGTGAGTCAGCCGCAGAAGCTCAGCGCGTTGATCGGGCATTGGCAGCAGTATGTCGAGGAGACTGGGGTGATCCTCAGCGAATCGCCGTTTCAGCCGGATTGA
- a CDS encoding ABC transporter ATP-binding protein, protein MNAPIVSFNHVGKSFDVDGFELEAIREFNLDIAEGEFVAIVGSSGCGKSTLLRLLVGLDTQFRGQITVDGKAVSGIGGERGIVFQEHRLFPWLTVADNIGLGLVNEPLSAAQKQQRINDFIELVGLRDFTRAYPHQLSGGMAQRVAIARGLVASPRILLLDEPFGALDALTRQQMQDELLAIRERAKITTILVTHDVEEAIFLADRVVVMEPRPGRIKQVVDIALPHPRQRSSFDFHQLREELLHELTSDDHYQPSVPVQIRDLPLTFIAC, encoded by the coding sequence ATGAACGCACCGATTGTCAGCTTCAACCACGTAGGCAAATCCTTCGACGTCGACGGTTTCGAACTGGAGGCGATTCGCGAATTCAACCTGGACATTGCCGAGGGCGAGTTTGTCGCCATTGTCGGCTCCAGCGGTTGCGGCAAATCTACCTTGCTGCGTTTGCTGGTGGGTCTTGATACGCAGTTTCGCGGGCAGATCACAGTTGACGGCAAAGCCGTCAGCGGCATCGGTGGCGAACGCGGCATCGTCTTTCAAGAACACCGTTTGTTCCCTTGGCTGACCGTCGCCGACAACATCGGTCTGGGTCTGGTCAACGAGCCGCTGAGCGCGGCGCAGAAGCAACAGCGGATCAACGATTTCATCGAGCTGGTCGGCCTGCGCGACTTCACCCGCGCCTATCCGCACCAGCTTTCCGGCGGCATGGCCCAGCGCGTGGCGATTGCTCGCGGCCTGGTTGCCAGCCCCAGAATTCTGCTGCTCGACGAGCCCTTCGGCGCGCTCGATGCGCTGACCCGCCAGCAGATGCAGGACGAGCTGCTGGCGATCCGCGAGCGCGCAAAAATCACCACGATCCTCGTCACCCATGACGTCGAGGAAGCGATCTTCCTCGCCGACCGCGTGGTGGTGATGGAGCCGCGTCCGGGGCGGATCAAACAAGTGGTCGACATCGCCCTGCCGCACCCGCGCCAGCGCAGCAGTTTCGACTTCCATCAGTTGCGTGAAGAGCTGCTGCACGAGCTGACCAGTGACGACCATTACCAACCGAGCGTACCGGTGCAGATTCGCGATCTGCCGCTGACGTTCATTGCCTGCTGA